ACTCTGTCCAAAATGTGGCATTCACCGGACGTGCCGTTGCATTAGAGCTGGAGAAATAGTAAGGAACGCCTGCTCTTGCTCATACGTCACAAACTCAATTTCTCATTGAGAAACCTGTGAAGCCTTTACCTGAGAGACATTGGCCGTGTTcttaacttttaaaacaaaatagtttATCTCCGAGCGTTGCTGCCTGAACCCATAATCCTGTTAGAGCAGCAGGCTGGAGGGACCGAACCATAAAAGTAAATCCCCTCTTCCCTAGAGAAGTGTGTTAGCCATGTGCAGGAGAtctgcagacaaacaaatataaatgaggacaggaaaggaaaggaaaggaaatgaaatgaaaagaaaggaaggaaaagaaaggaaaggaaacgaaaggaaaggaaacgaaaggaaaggaaaggaaagaaaggaaaggaaacgaaaggaaaggaaacgaaaggaaaggaatggaaaggaaaggaaggaaaagaaaggaaggaaaagaaaggaaaggaaacgaaaggaaaggaaacgaaaggaaaggaaacgaaaggaaaggaatggaaaggaaaggaaatgaaaggaaaggaaaggaaaggaaaggaaaggaaggaaaagaaaggaaaggaaaggaagaggacaGGAAATAGCTGTGTTAATTACCCTCCAGGAGTTAAAATAACGACGTGCAGCTTCAGTCTTCACCTACTCACCTACATCCAGGATGTCCAGGGTGGTGATGTCAGAGGCGGCAGAGCCCAGCTGATTGGTTGCCTCCACCCAGATCTCATACGGGGTGAAGAGGGCGAGGTTGCGAGGGATGTAGCAGGAGTAACACTGCTTCCCTGAGCTGTAATTttcacactctttctctctcccgtaCCACctggacagaaacacagcaaacactgtGACCAAAACAAACTCGGAGGTTTGTCTCTGAAACGCCACACTGACTATTTTTGATACTTAGCACACAAGCAAGACAACACACTGCAGCCTCTGAGTGTTGTATGTGTTACAGATGATACACTGTGTACTCTATATAAGTTTATTGCTAGTCTACCTGAGTGGCGTTGGACGAGGTGATCACCTGTGAGCTGCAGCAGGTCTGGGGCGCTCACCTCAATTTGTACTTGAGGGTGTATATGGTTCGAATGTGGGTTTCACCCGACCCCCCTGGACTCCACTTGCAGCTCAAGTCCTTCGTGTTGCGGGACCAACATGTTAAATTGTCCGGTTTTTCTGGAGGCACTGTTGGAAAAAGGAGCAATGAAAAGCCTCATTTTAGAAGCAGAACAAGACTTTTAAACAAACTGTTGTCCACATATTGACATCAAATAcagtcaaatatttaaaaaaaaatcaaagaaaatatcaTGACTATTTcgtttttaatttcattataacAAAGACACTGTATGACCTTGGTTctgagatgaaaagaaagttTATACCACACACTCTCTGTGTTAGTTTTGTAAGGTTTCATTCACTTTTCATCGTTCCTTAAATAGATAAACAATAGAAGAATAAATTTTGTCTCAGAGAAGTTCAGACGTTATGttattaataatgattttttttacagaactgCATGAGTGTTGTTATAAAAGGAGGGTTGATAACCATAGCTGGAACTTGTAAACACAGTAATAGTCATCTTTTACATattcctgtttaaatgttttgaattgaTACAGAAAGTTCTCCAAAGATGGAACAGTTTCTTAATTCACACTTTGAGTTGGGAAACTTTTAAGTTCACGATGCAGTTATCATTTGGCTTTGAAGTAATCCGAACTGGAGTCATACTGTGTGTTAGAGTTGTTTGTTAGGGCAAGAAGTTCGATGTGCTCTATATAGGAATAAAAAAGCGCCAATTTCAGATCATTTATATCTACAAAAAACTATGACAGCTGGCATCATAACATAATTTTGGatttataaagttttttatgacaattttttcttcaaaattgGAATATTTACAAACTCATTATTTCTGAACATTCTTTATGCTTGAGTGGCATTTTAAGTCCCTTGTGGGGTATAAATGAGGTTTTAATTAGATGCAACAGTATGGTTTTCTGAAGCTTAAACCCTGTCACCTTTAGATTTCCCCACCATATGATTaatggttttaaaacaaaaacacgatGCTGTTATTTTGTTAATTGGCAGCTGTATTAAGTGACAAACATGACTCACCAAAAAGAAGATCTCAAAAACACcacagctgtctgtctgtctgtctgtagtgaaaataattttggaCCAATTCTTAAGCTTTTAAGAGCTGATCAGCAAAATTATCCTGACAGGGTAAAGATATATTGATGCAACCCTAGTTTACAAAATCCACAATAGTTTCCCCAACTAGTGGATCTACAGCACCGCATCGTTTTGGTGCTGTTGGTGTCTTCCAGAACAACCTTTCCCCTAGACAGAACTTTATTACATTGAGTTTgctaaacacatttttaaaaaaattaagtctTTACCATTTGATGTAAACACACCGTGCCGTCCTATAACAGCCCTGTCCCAGCCTCTTCAGCCCTATAGATACCACTCTGCACTTACTGCCCACATAGAGACAAGAACCGCCCAGGACGTGTCCATCTGCGCTGTGACACACCAGGTTGTCTCCAGACTGCTGGCGGGAGCCGTTCAGGTTGTGAAGGGTGACGCTCAGGACGTCGGAGGACACCACGCTGCAGGTGCTGCTGGACAGGCGCACCCCGTTCAGCGTCCAGTACAGTGTGCTGGCGTGGAGGCCGAGCTCAGGGCTCAGCGTGCACCTGGCTGTCAGACTGGAGCCGATACGCAGGACTGGATCCTGCGGGGAGATCACCGCTACATCTGGgtgatggacacacacacacgcacgcacacacacacactccaatcTGAACATCTCTTAtcttttttcttaacttttctTCATCCAAAGCCTCCATTCTCTTCCATTCATCATGAGATGTATCAACTGATCTCTTTTTACACATGTATTTAACTTGGGGCTGCAACAACTGATACTTTTCATCATCACTTATGGTTGATTAATTcttcaactaatcaattaatggcCGACACAAGTTCCCAGGCCTCACCgtaaaattgcttgttttgtctgctcAGTAGTATAACACTCGAAGATATTCAACTTAAAATGAtacagaacaaagaaaagatAATATTTCGGAAGCATGTTTAACATTCCCTCATAAATGactaaaatcattaaaacaatTATCACAATCGTATTAGATAATTCAGCCGACCAATTATTCAACTAATTATTGAATGTAAATTTGGTTTTAGTTGTCCTTGTGATTTCACCCCTTTCATCGATTGTGGCTACTGTTGTATTGTGTGTTTCATGCCTGATAAAAGTCAATAACCacaacatttctttctttaataaatgtaacGCTGACAGTGTGCAGAAGTCCACTGCTGCTTTTGTACAGTTTCTCATATGTGCCTGTTTACCAGTTGTACATTAGAATATACATAATTTCTATGCTACtattaacaaaaatgttaaattcaccAGAGctggaaaaatacagtgaaCTTGCcaatgttctttttcttccaaagACCAGAATGcaaataaatttacattttatctgtttatctccGTGtcatccttttattttcattgattagGCTTTCCTCTATAACACTTGTGTATTAGGTCCTGGGCGGCTGTTTGTCTGTGAGTTGAACACACTGCCAGCGAGGCTTGAGGTGAAACTGTAACACCAAGAAAATCTTTACAGTCCGAACTGCTTGCCAAACATAAGCAAGGTTTGTGAATGCAGCGGCAGCAGCCGGCAGCAGCACTGCGCCACAACAGAGCAGGAGCTCAGCACATATTTATGACCCTGTAATGAAGGGGATTTATGGAGCCTCAGAAAGGTCACCCTGGTTTGTCAGTAAAATCCTTGAACGCTTTTAGGCTCAAAGTTTACCTTTATGATTGATGCCCATGAGAAACCCTGTGCTATGTGTTTGAATGTTACCACTGGGCTCCTTCCTCACAGAGATATGAGGGTTAAATGTGTAGAGTTTTATTAACCGTGCTGCAGGTGGGCGGCAGACAAGCTTTCTAACATATGTGCCACGATGCTGCTTCTAGCCTCACTGGATTTAGTAGCATTtatgtgaggaaaaaatgtcCAGAGGTGAAAACTGTATCTACATGTAAGAGGAGCGAGGACTGACCTTTGGGCCTCGGAGAGCAGCATTCACTTTTAACATACTTGTATGCATGAAATATAAACGAGAACGATAACCAAAACAcatgtgttttacatgtttgtcACCACACATAAAGAAGCTACTCACGGCTGATTTGCTCAGTCTGATGCTAATAAATCTCTGCCTGCTGATGACGTGGAGCATTGTTATCTTTCTTGCATTCCCTCCGTGCAACAGCCCCGATGAACActgtttatttcaatttatcTTGTCAGCTTCTTCATCACCACGTCTAATAGGCGTTGTTCTCAGTCTGATTTGCCATTAGGCACACGATCACATCTAATGATTACTCTCGGATTAATGTGTTGTCACTGCATCTGGATTTATCTGAGTGGGAAACGCTGCAATTAGGCTGGTATGTGATGATTTTTCATAATATTCAACAAGGTTTTCCAAATAAATAAGCACTATGTTTGAGTGATACGACTGTATACACAGCGAAATGATATCAATTTACCAACTGTCATCGATTTTACCACACAGCTTTTACCATATCTATCCCTTTTACCATTTCTGGATGTATTCAGTCATTGTGGGTAACACTggatttttatatgtatatttttgcattatcaTCATAATCTTTCTTCACTTGTCAGATATTTAATAATCTGGATTAGACAAAATGAGACATTCCCATCTGGTTATTTTAGCCATAAAcagtttctctgtttattttgatATCATGATATATGCCTGTGTGGCAATATAAAATCACACATACTATGACAGAGGATTATCCGTATCACCTACACCTCATAAAGCACTGAATTGAACATGTACTTGGCTTCTTCCAGAGGAGATCTTCAAAAAGAAGCCAAGTTGATTTTTGTGGTGTCTTATAAGTTAGTGTAGAGCTCTCACCTGTTATGATTATAGCAGGTGGGGGTGATAATAACACCTGGGGAGGTGAAACCAAAGAGTGAACCAAAGAGTCAGCCCTCTTGCTGATTTTAATGAAGTTGAATAACTGGTTAAATACATGAACTGGAGCCTCCTTATCTAACAGCTCGCAACTGGAAACGCTGCACCTCCCACCTCCTGCGGTCTGAGCCGACAGCAACGAGGTAAGCTTCAGTAGGTTGCGTCTGTCTGTCAGTTAAAGTTTGGTACTTACGTGTCGAGGAGAACAACACACGTGGAAccaggaggagcaggaacatgaaggaaaacatggttctCTCTGCCGTTTGCCCCCACCTTCTCTGTCCTTTTGGACTTTCCAGAGACGTGAGGAAGGGAGTTTAGGAGGAGGGACTGCGCGGCTTCACTCTCCAGCGGCTGCTCTCGGAGCAGATGTGACTCTGCGACGAAACCCCCGTGGAAGACCAGACCGACACGCGGAGTTTGGCTCCTCGCACCTCCGGAGTGGCCCCGCCGCGGCTGCTGTAAACACTCAGGTTCACGCTGTTCGCTCCGCCCTCGTTTCCCCACACACTCCCATTAGTGCTCCTCAATTTTGCCCCCTcccagacacacacccacaacccacacacacacacgtcccaGCACAACGTTACACACTTTCCGTACCTTTCACAGTTGTCTCGCTTAGAGCCAGTGGTGAGGTGGCGACGCACGCGTCTGTGCGTAATACAAGACACACCAGGTTATTTTCAAGACAAAGGTTCGGGCAGTCGAACAAACATGAGGTAAAGTCATGTGCCTCATCAAATGAGGACTGGAACATTCAATTATGAAAGTAACATACTTTTACTTGCACTTTAGaggagtatttccattttattatattttatacaaataaacacacgaTGAAATATACATGATTTAAATTTTACGACATACatgaaaatcttttaaaatgatgcattaaaaatgtccaGCAGTGTCTAAATTACTTAGAAATAGCTCCACCTCGACCAACTACATCATTATGTTGCTGCTTACGTGAATTCATAACATCATtccaataatgtaataataataaaaataaccctttgAGAGGTGCCATTCCCTGCGTTTATCTTCTATACTTCAGTACATTTAGctggtaatatttttttttttaacttttaccaCGTTTTAATTATTCTAtataattaatttcttttaattattacGGGTTGTTTTACACAGTTAAGCTTTATTCGTATGAAATATTGTGGTGGTACATAGTATGAAGATGTATTACCCTTGCAATATTTATAATTGGGGGCgatataataacaacaataataacaacaataacaataccatcgtttcttttttaatttgcactttTTCTAAGTAGAGTTAGACACTAcatcacaaacaacaaacacaatgacaaaataaagtcacgtttttttgtttgtttttttttgtttccactttaGTAATGCAGCACTGGTTCTGAGTTCACTCTACGTATAGTTTTTATCAGATGACGGCTGTCCGGTTCCTCGCATTCACCTGATAACTGTGACATTTGATTCTGGATGAACTGTCGGGTCCTCGACAAACGGTCCATCTGCCCTGTGCGGGACATCTGGCACCCACAGTTTGGCCCCTCATCCACTCTCCGCCTCATTTTTATGAATGTCATCACTGCCACATGATGCACTGCAGTGAGGgtttatgtgcatgtgcgtgtgttggGTGGACTGGGGGGGCAGCGTGTgcgtgatgatgatgatgatgatgctgatgatgatgatgctcgTGACGCcatgagcagcagcagaccAGCGGAGCAGACAGGACCGGggctgaagcagcagcagcagcagcagcagcagcatccgCACCAGCAGCGCGGCCACAAAGGGACTCTccgctcctcctctctccaggGTTTGAGATGCTCCGGCTCGGCGGCAGAATGTCTGGCCTCTCGGCCCTGCTCTCGGTGCTTCTTGCTGGGCTCGCGGCGGCGTCATCGGATCTCTTTGACAACCAACTGGGCGACATCAACTACTGCAAAAAACAATGCCAGCTCACCGTCAAAAACAAAAGCCCTGCCAAAGTAAGTTATTGCCGTGTGCTGTAGCGTAGGCTGTCTCTGCAGAAAGCGCATTATCAGCAGCCAGCTGACAGCCTCGTCCTGCTGTCCGACATTTCGGCGTCTGCAGCGACATACGGACTAATACGCCATGGTCCGCACCGAAAAGCCGCTActttattataaaaaacatgtttgtttttttagatgaaTAAACGTGTTTAGATCTGTGCGTAATAACAGGGAACCATACTGGCTCCGATTTTTCGCTGCGTCCTCCTGGATGCTACAGCGCACAATCAGGCCGAAAAATGGTTGCAGCTCATTTTCTTCTGCACCTTAAAGAGCAGTCCAAGAAGTGAACTGGACTCAAACTCGTCTCGAGATGCACTTGCAATAAACTGCGCCAATAATGTATCATTCTTTACCAGCAATTAAGACCCACCAGGCCAGACGTAATGCAGACTATGGAGGATCAGTGAGACTATTGTGAACCGTGAACCACTGATCCTTTATTGACAGTTCGCACAGCGTCCTCCAGCTCAGACAAGGCCACACTGGACCGGAGCAGCACGGCAGATGCTGGCTTTGAATTCCTGTGAGTTTCTGTGTCTTGCCCAGATTCCCAGTGtcggatgtttttttttttcctactacCACCACTTCACCCTcatccacctccaccaccacctcctcctcctcctcctcctcctctgctgacTTCAGGTGTGGTTCAGACATCCCGCAGGGCAGCAGGAGCAGCGCTGCAAAGCAGATCACAGTCACCCCGTTTGAAGCCTGCGGTGGAAAACAAGCCGCTTTTGCACATCGAGTTTAGGGTCATTACCCCGGGGAGATAACTGTAACGCACCGTCTCGCGGTTCGGGATAAATACCCATCTCTGCTGTCTGTGCGCAAACAGGGGAAGGCGGCGAAGCCGACGACAGGCACAAGGCTGTGATGAACCGTTCGTGGCCGCGGTCAGGGaatctctctgtccctcctgtTCTCAGAGGGGTCACCAGGGGGCGCCGTTTCTTTACTTTGCAGTGAGGATGAGGGCATTATGACAGGAGGAAGCACAGTGGCGTGCGTCTTCCTCGCTCGCCGCCTCGTTTTCCCGTTTTCATAAAAGTGGCTCATTATCACTGGTTTTTCCCTTAACAGTGACTGAAAGCTTCATATCAGCTGTTTACGACCGGCTGTGATGCAACAGCAATGCACCGTGTCATTAAGAGATGCCATGACCTGTCTTTGTCCTGTCTCCTAACGAGGTTCTCTTGTGTTTATCCGAGAGTGCAGGAGAATCCCTCTAATCCCGCACCCCcacttccctcttctctctgtctggccGGTAGGACTCCATAATGAACGCCTGTCACCGTGGCTGCCGCCTCTACTCCATCTGCCAGTTTGTCAATGGCAACGCCGGCTTCAATACCAGCAGGGAGGAGTGTCAGGGAGGTGAGTCAGTCTTTCCATCTGGGtgttggactgtttttttttttgaatgggtTTGGTGGTCTTGGTTGAGGCCAGAGTCGAAGCTGCTGAGGCCTTGATCCTTgataaaatgtgtcaaaatgaatgacagGACCGAATcctcataaaaataaaatctacatgAAGTCAGGGTCACGAAAACCTCGATCTACTAAGTGCAACGGGACAACTTCTTATTCCTTATTCCTATTGTTACGTGGATGGTGTCTTCAAATCCCAAAAGGTTTGAATCAGAGGCCGGACAGAATATATCGTGCCAAAGATCGTTTTGAGGTGCAATCAAAAAGATATTTGGTACCAGGTTATCAAGGCAAAGACAGAAGACATGATATTCACAGGGATTTCGATGATTGGTGCATCTGTTCAACATCAAAATGTTGGACACAACAGCTGGTGTGATTTGCCGTCCAGAAAGCACATGCCCCATTAACCCCCTGTTCCAATAGCAGAAACGCGGAGGGAATCGTCTCCGCAGGGGCCAATAGATATGTCTCGCTTGcatctttatctctcttctcAGATAAACAGCCTGTACCTGTTCATTTCTCCTTCTCTACTACCAAACTGACTGTAGTGCTCCATGCCCACTCATTTTGtgcttcctctttctctttcccctcctccatcTGTACTCTCAACCCCCTCTTCGTCTCTTCCTTTTATACCATCATGTGTCTTCTTTCATCCCCCCAGCCTGCCAGGAGGCATATATTAAGCTGCTGGAACAGGAGGCCTGCAGCACCGGCTGTGCCAGCCAACCCTCTGAACCTGAGATCAAGAGGAGGAAGGTGCGAGAGGCCACTCCGCTGTCAATGGcagcacacacacgtacaggaAATGCAGCTAAAAGGGCCAAACGTGCCTTAAGACGCCTGAATACTAATATCATTACTAAGAATACGAGCGTGCACATAAACTGAAGGACAGACGCATACAGACAATACTTTCCCTCTTAATACAGTGTCCTGCTGTCTCTTCTCCAGCTGAAGGCCATGACTCTCCGCCCGAAGCCCCCCTCTGTGATGGAGGCCGTGTCCAGTTGGTGCAACGATATCGTCAGCTCTGCTCAGAGCTTCATCTCCTCCACCTGGACTTTCTACCTGCAGGCTGATGATGGCAAGGTTGTGGTTTTCCAGGTAAACCCAAACTAAATGTATGTCCTGGACAGGCAGGGTTTGCATTTGGGGCagtgacttttttgtttgtttagcaAAAAGTATTCATCTCTAAACTATCTATTCTAGGTTTAATGTTTGAAGATAAACGGTTAAAGTCATATTATGCAAAATGATTTGCTGAACTCTATTAACAATTTATACAACCTGGTTATGTTTTAACCGAAAACCTAGTCCCTAAAGCTTTTTAGATTTGATGGATGCAAtgtggtgttgtgtgtttctaGTCATAGTAGCAGCAGTTTGTCCATATTAATAATTAAGAGACAAAAGCTGTGTAGTTGGGGTGAGCAGCAATGGTTCTCCTGGCTGAACTccaataagaagaaaaaaaaaacttccaaaaaCAGCTTGGTGGTCTCTGGGAAATGCAGTGCAGAAACACAGCAACAATGCCCACCTGTAGATATTTAGAGAATTTCATAGTGAGTCCTTTTTCCTGCTTTGGTTGTATTTTAAGTTCATCCAACACATTTAATGCCGAATCTTTTCAGTGGACAAATGCAGTTAGAAACACAGAATAGATCACTTCACAGCACAATGGTATGAATATATGTACTTTTATAAAATCCTTGTACTATGTTGTATGAATaagaattgatttaaaaatcatACGTTGCGGCAAATACATATGGAGGCCTTTTTGTCTTAGCTGCTGAACTGCAGAATGTCGACTAATCCATGTGAATATCTGCGCTGACAGCAGAGTTGGATTTTGTGAGTGATCACTGAAATTTCTAAAGTCCCTATCCTCGTACAGTATACATGGCACACTGGGTCATGATGGCACAGCATTTTTTCACATCATGTTTTTAATTGGAGGTTAAAAGCAGGCCAGTAGATCTTTATGGATTATTGGCTGAGCTAACCTCTGCTTCCTGTTTAGAGTGTATAATATATCCTGGGCTATATGGTGCCGCAGAGCGTGGTTCGCTGCCAAAACATCTCACAGCCcatttcagtgtcagtgcatCTGTGATGATTGAGAGAGCAAGGGCACACGGCAGGGTGGGGAAAAATTTGGTTGAATTCAGAGcactgcagttgttgttgttgttttgttttttccagcactTTAATTGTTTATAAAAGTCCTTTTAAGTTATGTCACTGCCCTCAGCAACATGCATATTTGATAACCGGCAGGGCTAGCTGCATTAAACTCGCCTtaggacagaaacacactgcaagATTTAAGAGAGACTGGACTGTGCTAAAGGATAAAGTTCTGGCTGTactaaataaatattcagaagTTATTTCCAAGATTtgacaaaaaggaaatgaatcGACTTGACGGACTCATGCACGATTACCCCAACCAAAGGGAAGTCCTGTTTGTTTGTCCGTCGGTTTGTTTGCTTGTAAGTTAGCAGGATATCTCAACGATTGTTAAAGGTTTTGATGAATTTTGGTGGGAAGGCCATAGGACAAAGAAGCTGCTTTTCCGGGCGAACTTTCGAACATATTGCTAAAGTCAATACAGCAACCACCTATACATTAAAGCTATAATAAGATTTGGTCTCTCTAACCACCACACTACCCAACCATATCCTCCAAATTTCAAGAGTTTGTCAGAAACCTGCATCTCTCTCACGGGTTTTCCCATTTGGATAATATGACTTTGATGGCAATTTTAGCTACATAATTAAAGGGCTCGATGGGAAATTATAGTATTTATGCACCCTAACCCATACAGAAGGGCTTCTGTATAACAGAGGGCTCTTTTATATGCTGGGATTTACTATTAGGTATAAGAAAGCTGTGTTCAGGCTGGGCCGTGAGGCTCCACATTGTATATAGAGATGCAGCAGCCACAGAACATGAAATTACCAAAATTTCTTTCTAACTTGGTGATGGATGTTTGCTCTTTATGGCAGTGACATGCAGGCTGAAGCAGCAAGGGGAAGCCAGGCTCCACGGGGCTGTGAGAAGACTATCAAGCCTGTGTTTAGTGGGCAGCTGGCAAACCTCCACCAACTTGACAGATTGACTCTCCGAGTgttgaaacaacagaaaaagtcCAGTTAAATTGAGGGACAGCAGAGGGGGAAAACAAACTGGTGTTGCCTAGAATACAAATTTTGTGGATATCCGTAATGAGCTGACTGTCTATAAACCTCCATCTGTGTTctcatgtgtgtatttgtgtgaccTCAAGCAGTGAGAATAACTAGTTGTGTGCAGCCTCAAGCATCATAAATACAAATCAGGAAGCTATCAGTAACCAATCAGTGGCAGCACTTAGTTGAGATTATAAGGCTGGCGTAAGTCAATTTTAGGTCACAATTGGGGTTTGTCTCagttgaaggaaaaaataaagaaaacttgTAATTTTGAAGAAATTCTGGTAAAACACAAGCCTTTAGCGCAGTCATTCCCCCTCTCACCACCTGCGTGTGATTTTGACAAATCAGCAACAGATATCGCGACAGTGTGAGGGAGTTTGGGACCAAAGTGAGTCGATTAAAAACTTCCTCCAACTGAGCTGTGGTATGTTAGCGAGCTGGCCTGCTGCAGAACAAATTGAACTCGGTGTAAGCCTGAATACAAAGAGAGTAGTCCCTACCCCAGTTCTTCTTTACAGTTGCATTAGTCATTCTGCCAGAATTAatattacagaaacaaaaaccctgaacagaacagagagaaCCGGTGATACAACACTGTTTGAGGGAAGTGTGACTCTGACT
This genomic interval from Xiphias gladius isolate SHS-SW01 ecotype Sanya breed wild chromosome 6, ASM1685928v1, whole genome shotgun sequence contains the following:
- the crlf1b gene encoding cytokine receptor-like factor 1b isoform X1 is translated as MFSFMFLLLLVPRVLFSSTHVAVISPQDPVLRIGSSLTARCTLSPELGLHASTLYWTLNGVRLSSSTCSVVSSDVLSVTLHNLNGSRQQSGDNLVCHSADGHVLGGSCLYVGMPPEKPDNLTCWSRNTKDLSCKWSPGGSGETHIRTIYTLKYKLRWYGREKECENYSSGKQCYSCYIPRNLALFTPYEIWVEATNQLGSAASDITTLDILDVVTTDPPANVHVSRVGDLDDQLTVRWASPPELKDILFQAKYQIRYRLEDSTDWKVVDDVGNQTSCRLAGLRPGTVYFVQVRCNPVGIYGSRKAGIWSDWSHPTAASTPSNERLQSGSCDPKPGEQNSTLRRELKQFFGWVRKHTYGCSGMSIKLYDQWRVWLQKSHKTPNQIQQDDNS
- the crlf1b gene encoding cytokine receptor-like factor 1b isoform X2; this translates as MFSFMFLLLLVPRVLFSSTHVAVISPQDPVLRIGSSLTARCTLSPELGLHASTLYWTLNGVRLSSSTCSVVSSDVLSVTLHNLNGSRQQSGDNLVCHSADGHVLGGSCLYVGMPPEKPDNLTCWSRNTKDLSCKWSPGGSGETHIRTIYTLKYKLRWYGREKECENYSSGKQCYSCYIPRNLALFTPYEIWVEATNQLGSAASDITTLDILDVVTTDPPANVHVSRVGDLDDQLTVRWASPPELKDILFQAKYQIRYRLEDSTDWKVVDDVGNQTSCRLAGLRPGTVYFVQVRCNPVGIYGSRKAGIWSDWSHPTAASTPSNERLQSGSCDPKPGEQNSTLRRELKQFFGWVRKHTYGCSGMSIKLYDQWRVWLQKSHKTPNQVDSTRR
- the tmem59l gene encoding transmembrane protein 59-like isoform X1 — translated: MLRLGGRMSGLSALLSVLLAGLAAASSDLFDNQLGDINYCKKQCQLTVKNKSPAKDSIMNACHRGCRLYSICQFVNGNAGFNTSREECQGACQEAYIKLLEQEACSTGCASQPSEPEIKRRKLKAMTLRPKPPSVMEAVSSWCNDIVSSAQSFISSTWTFYLQADDGKVVVFQSQPEMEYSLPELQAPRSNVADKPWPQVHSHTQRPHGLRGHGEKGASKAGGKGKHPVQHADDPTAEHDFLGCMSRRSGLPRWILAACLFLSIIVMLWLSCASLVTAPEQHIKTQLSINGDKEFLDNAHKLNPYHLSPVIAVAVKQPEDSQEAGPLPLKVDLDKTCV